The segment GTTCTCAAGCGTTCCGGATCGACTTTAGTCGTTCCGCCGAGTCGGCCGAGAACGGTGTGAGATCTTAAAGAGTTTTCGTGTTGAAGTGAGTCTTTCCTCGGATGGGGTGCGTGTTGTCCGAAGCGGGCGTTTTGATAATCGAGAGCTGGAAGCTCTCGCTACTTTGTTTGACATCGTTCTCCCGGTACCGTGCAGCTTCAGCAAACGTTCGCTGCCTCACAGAGATCGGTTACTCGATCCCAGTCCAAGCTCCGCCTCGGGAATAGACCCGCTCTAGAAAAGGCTGAGCTGATCGCTCTCTTTCACGGGCTTCTTTTTCTTCGTCGGAACGTTACTTTGCTGCGGGGCGTTTGTCGCGGTGCTGCCTCCCTCAAGAGCTTCAAGAATTTCTTTTGCGCGGTCTATGACCGGGACAGGAATCCCTGCCAGACGGGCGACTTGGATCCCGTACGAGCGATCAGCGGCACCCGGGATGACTTGTCGCATGAAAACGATTTGGTCGTTCCACTCCTTGACCGAAACCGAGAAATTCCGGAGGCGGGGTAGGCTGTCCTCGAGCCGCGTGAGCTCATGGTAGTGAGTGGCGAAGAGGGTCCGTGGTCCGCGGGGACCTTGGCCGTGCAGGTTTTCAATCACGGCCCAGGCAATGGAAAGGCCATCGTAAGTGCTGGTGCCCCGGCCAATCTCGTCGAGAATAATAAGTGAACGCTCGCTGGAGTTGTTGAGAATATTGGCGGTCTCATTCATCTCGACCATGAAAGTCGAATGGCCGCGAGCCAGTTCATCGCTGGCACCAACGCGGGAGAAGATCCGGTCAATCCAGCCGATTCGGCAGCGGTCGGCGGGGACCCAACATCCAGTGTGCGCGAGAAAAGCGATGAGGGCAACCTGACGAATGTAGGTCGATTTCCCCGCCATGTTTGGCCCGGTGAGGACGGCGATTTGATGGCTCTCGGAGGAGAGGGCGCAGCTGTTCGGGACAAAGCTGTCGGCTCCGGCGATGCCTTCAGGAGAAGAACGTAGCGACTCTTCGATGACGGGGTGGCGTCCGTTCTCGATGTCGATCTCGAGGCTGTCGTCAATCTCCGGGCGAACGTAGCCGCGCATCCGGGAGAGGTCCGCCCAGGCAATGAGGAGGTCGGTCTCCGCCAACGCTTCGGCGGTCCGGCGCAAACCGTCGGCATCGGTGAGGACGCGGTCGACGACTCCCTGAAAGATCTCTTCTTCCCGGGCGATTGCCTTGTCCTCGGCGTTGAGGATCTCCTTTTCTTTCTCTTTGAGGTCCTCGGTGTAATAGCGCTCAGCATTGGTCATCGTCTGCTTGCGCACATACTCGTCGGGGACGAGATGGACGTTCGCTTTGGTGACCTCGATAAAGTAGCCAAAACTGCCGTTGTACTTGATGCGGAGATTCTTGATCCCCGTCTTTTCGCGCTCTTCCTGCTCGCGCTCGGCGACCCAGGTGCGGGCGTTTCGGGCGAGAGAACGGACGCGGTCGAGTACCTCGTCGTATCCATCGCGGATGACTCCGCCGTCGTTCAATTTGCCGGGGAGTTCCTCGGCCATGGTTTTCTCAAGAATCTCTTTGAGTTCAGCAAATTCGCCGATCCGGTTGGCTAGATCGGTCGCCTTCTCGTCTTCAAGGATTTGGAGTCCACTGAGAATTTCGGGGAGCTGGCGCAATGTATCGCGGATGCCGCCGATCTCTCGTGGGTTGCGAATTCGATTTTGTAGACGGCTGAGGATCCGACTGAGGTCCCGGGTTTGCCGGAGAGCGGCACGCAGGTCAGAGGCCTGGATCGTCCGATCATGAAAAATACTGATCAGAGACTGGCGCCGATGGAGTTCGGGAACGTCGCGGACCGGATTGGCAAACCAGCGTTCGAGAAGCCGTGAACCGGCAGCGGTGACGCATTGGTCGAAACAGTCGATCAGGGAGCCGGATCGTCCTCCCTTGGTGACTTCAAAGATCTCCAGGTTGCGAAGGGTCGCGGAATCGACACGGACGGTTTCATCGAGTCGACGCCAGGAAAGCCGATTTAGGTTTCCAGGGGTTCGTCGAAGCATCTCCGACGAGTAGCGGATGAGGGTCGCGGCAGAGGGCACTGCCGGATGCTCCGCATCGATCCCAAAGCCTTCGAGGGAGAGAACTCCCAAGGTTTGGCAGAGTTCTCCCGCCGGATCCCGACTTTCGGTTTCCTCACGATCCAATTGGGTCACGATCGATCGTTTCAGAAGCCATTCGACTTCCTCGGGGAGATCTTGCTGGAAAATGGCGGCAGGGACGACGATCTCGGTGGGAGAGAGTGCGTCCAGACAGCTGACGAGGTCTTCTGGGCGCTCTTCTGAGGCAATCTCGAAGATCCCCGCGGAAAGATCGACCCAAGCGGCGTGAAGGCCCTTCTTGTCCCAATTGAGGGCTGCGAGCCATGAACCGCTACGGGGATCGAGCTGGTCCTCTTCTAACACGGTTCCCGGAGTCAAAATCCGGGTCAGGGCGCGCTCGACGAGT is part of the Puniceicoccus vermicola genome and harbors:
- the mutS gene encoding DNA mismatch repair protein MutS: MTAKKETPMMRQYREVREGLPPGCLLLFRLGDFYEMFGEDAVRGASVLGITLTKRHDTQMAGIPFHAADNYIQKVLDAGLKVAIVDQTEVPKPGKLVERALTRILTPGTVLEEDQLDPRSGSWLAALNWDKKGLHAAWVDLSAGIFEIASEERPEDLVSCLDALSPTEIVVPAAIFQQDLPEEVEWLLKRSIVTQLDREETESRDPAGELCQTLGVLSLEGFGIDAEHPAVPSAATLIRYSSEMLRRTPGNLNRLSWRRLDETVRVDSATLRNLEIFEVTKGGRSGSLIDCFDQCVTAAGSRLLERWFANPVRDVPELHRRQSLISIFHDRTIQASDLRAALRQTRDLSRILSRLQNRIRNPREIGGIRDTLRQLPEILSGLQILEDEKATDLANRIGEFAELKEILEKTMAEELPGKLNDGGVIRDGYDEVLDRVRSLARNARTWVAEREQEEREKTGIKNLRIKYNGSFGYFIEVTKANVHLVPDEYVRKQTMTNAERYYTEDLKEKEKEILNAEDKAIAREEEIFQGVVDRVLTDADGLRRTAEALAETDLLIAWADLSRMRGYVRPEIDDSLEIDIENGRHPVIEESLRSSPEGIAGADSFVPNSCALSSESHQIAVLTGPNMAGKSTYIRQVALIAFLAHTGCWVPADRCRIGWIDRIFSRVGASDELARGHSTFMVEMNETANILNNSSERSLIILDEIGRGTSTYDGLSIAWAVIENLHGQGPRGPRTLFATHYHELTRLEDSLPRLRNFSVSVKEWNDQIVFMRQVIPGAADRSYGIQVARLAGIPVPVIDRAKEILEALEGGSTATNAPQQSNVPTKKKKPVKESDQLSLF